The Granulicella arctica genome segment CTGGATATTGTTACGCGACAATAAATCGTTGCAGTTGCCCTGCTAACGGTAGGCTACTGAATGAAAGTCTATAGAGCAGCAAGGCTTCTAACCTGGCCGACGCCGTCGTCCATAAACTTGACTATGGAAGCGCAGGTCTTTTCGTCGCAGGTCCATGTCCTGCCAGCGACAGCAGCAATGGTGGACGATACATAAAGGCTATGTGGGTCATTGAAGACAAGATAGAGAAGGCCCTTGTTCCCAGCGATACCGTCAGTGAGGGGCATGTTGCCGCGGATACACGTTGTTGCGAAGTGGGTCCGATGCCAGGTCATTGGAGTAATTGCTAATCCGGTAGGCTCATAGGAGATGGCGAAAGGAGTGCGAGATTGCGACGTTATCTACTCATTGCGGTTGGAGGGGCGTTGGGCTCGATGCTCCGATATTTCGTGGGCGTACTCGCAGCCGAGCGTTTTGGGCCGCGATTCCCGGTCGGAACACTTTCTATCAACATCAGTGCGTGCTTCATGATCGGGTGCACTCTCGAATATCTGAACCATCGCATCGGCGTCAATCCAGTCTGGAGATACATGTTCGCCGTCGGTTTCATTGGGGCCTTTTCGACCTTCTCTACCTTTGTATGGGAGACATGGTCCGATCTGACGAGCGGTGCCTTTTGGATAGGTATTCTTTATGTTGTAGTGAGCCTTGTCGCCGGTCTCATTGCAGTGTCTCTCGGATCACTCACAGCCCGGTCGCTTCAACAGGTCCTATGAGGCAGCACGACGGAGAGCGTGCGGCCACGCACATCGTTGAGCTAAATTCAAGAGCCTGCTATCGTTAGGAGACAACCTTGGCGATGGGGTTCGCCGATGATGCCCGCCTTCCAGACGGCGCTGATGACTCCTACCATCTTGAAGGAGACCCATTGCCTGAAATACCTCTACGAAAGTCCCTGGATGAGCAGCGTCTAATGCTCGTCGATCTCGCACGCTGGATCCCCATTTCGGCGCTCGTCGGCATCATGGCCGGATCAGCCTCTGCCCTGCTTCTGGTTTCGCTTGTTTATGCAACGAATATCCGGGAAAGTCACGTCTGGTTGATATGGTTCCTCGCGCCGGCCGGCTGGTTGGTCGGTCTTCTCTATAAGTACTTCGGCTCTTCGGTAGAAGCTGGAAACAACCTCATTCTCGAGCAGACGCACGATCCGACATCGACGATTCCTGTTCGGATGACGCCGCTGATCCTTATCGGAACCTTCATCACTCACCTCTTCGGCGGCTCCGCGGGACGCGAAGGAACGGCCATCCAGACAGGCGCATCGCTTGCCGATCAGCTGTCGCGCCCGTTCCGTCTGACTCCGTATGACCGCCGCATTCTGCTTATGGCGGGCATCAGCGCGGGTTTCGCCTCTGTCTTCGGAACGCCGCTGGCTGGAGCTGTATTTGGCATTGAAGTTCTCGCCATCGGCAAGCTCAGCTATGACGCGATAGCTCCGTGCTTCATGGCTGCTTTCGTCGCCGACCTGATGACCCGCGCCTGGGGCGTTCATCACACACTCTATCGAGTCTCAGAAGTTCCCCAGATGAGCATCAGCGGAGTCATCTATTCGATGATCGCCGGGGGGGCGTTTGGACTCGTAGCTATGGGCTTCGCAAAACTCACCCATGCTGTCTCGCATGTGGCGCGGAAGTACATCGCGAGCGCACCCTTACGACCCGTCGCTGGAGGACTGATTGTCACGATTGCTGTCTTCGCCATTGGAACCTCAAGGACGTTGAAGTACATCGGTCTCGGCATCCCGACGATCGTCGCGTCCTTCGACTCGAAGCTGCCTGTATATGACTTTGCCGCGAAGTCCGTCTTTACCGCCGTCACATTGGGAACAGGTTTCAAAGGCGGAGAGGTCACACCTCTCTTCTATATCGGCTCCACTCTCGGCAATGCTCTTTCGCATATTCTTCCGCTTCCCTCATCCCTGCTCGCCGCAATGGGATTCGTCGCGGTCTTTGCCGGTGCAGCCAATACACCCATCGCTTCCACGTTGATGGCGGTTGAGCTCTTCGGAGCAGAGGCGGGAGCGTTCGCGGGAATTGCCTGTGTCATCAGCTACCTCTTCTCCGGGCACGCCGGCATTTATAAAGCGCAGCGTGTCGGAAAGAGTAAGCACCTTAGCAACGTTGCAGAAGAGGGGCTCACCCTTGCCCTCGTCGCCAAGATGCGTGACGTGTCGGAAGAATCGCTGGAAATGGAACACGCCGACGGGTCCCGTTCGCCGCACGAAGAGGATTGACGGGAGGAGGAGTCAACCGACTCAAGCTGTCACTTGAAAGTAAGCCCACTACTGGGGATGCATTGAAGAGTGGGTCGTCTATGTCGCCAATCAACTCGCCCTCTAGCGCAAACATGGAGGGAGGACGTTTACATTAGAGCCAATGATTATTCTGCTGCGCACGTTATTCAATGATGAAGCTGGCGACACGCGGGCCAAAATCTTTACGATTTATGTCATCCTTTTCGTGTTCAACATTAGCGTGTGGGTCTGGGCGCTCGTCGCCTTTCGTCACTACCCCGTGCTTCTCGGAACGTCATTTCTTGCGTATAGCTTTGGTCTTCGCCATGCGGTCGACGCGGATCACATTGCGGCAATCGATAACGTAACGCGCAAGCTGATGCAAAGAGGCAAGCGGCCCATCGCTGTGGGGCTCATGTTTTCGCTGGGACATTCAACGATCGTGGTCCTAGGGTCGATTGCCATAGCAGCGACAGCCCTTGCCCTACAGCACCGCATGGATGCCGCCAGGACGATTGGCGGCGTAATCGGCACGTTGGTATCGACACTCTTCCTGTTCGGGATCGGAATCGTCAATGTAGTCATACTCCGCTCCATCTATCAAGCCTTCAAAAGGGTTCGACGAGGAGAGCCTTACGTGGAGGAAGACTTCGATCTGCTGCTTGGCAATCGCGGCTTTCTCACACATTTATTTCGCCCTGTTTTCAGCATGATCCGCCGTAGTTGGCACATGTACCCGCTAGGGATATTGTTTGGGCTTGGCTTCGACACGGCTACAGAGATCGGGTTGTTGGGGATTTCAGCCTCCGAAGCATCCAAAGGGTTGTCCCTATGGTCGATCCTGGTCTTCCCGGCTCTGTTCGCCGCTGGGATGTCGTTGATCGATACGACCGATAACATCCTGATGTTAGGAGCCTACGGTTGGGCGTTCGTGAAGCCTATTCGGAAGCTTTATTACAACATCACAATTACGTCAGTCTCTGTTCTGGTAGCGTTTGCGGTCGGCGGTATAGAGGCGCTCGGGCTTCTGTCTTCGCAGTTCCACCTGAAAGGAGCGCTCTGGAGCTCCGTAAGCAAGCTCAACAATAACTTTGGGCTGCTCGGTTACATCATCATCGGTCTTTTTGTTCTTAGTTGGATCGTATCGATCACTGTTTACAAGTGGCGGCGATTTGACGCTCTTGAAGTCCGCTACTAAAGCGGTAATCATCTGCTGAAGTTGTAACGAACAGGCAAGGTAGCGTCTTCCGTCGCGCTACTCTTGCACTTAAATATCGGACGAACTTCAAGTTGAAGTTCGTCCGATATTTAAGCGCAAAGATTCCAGTATTCGAGTGCAGTAATGTTGCAGTTAAAAATTGGAAAACGATGGTGGATCAACGAGCGTCAATTCCAAGATTTAGATTGAAGTGCAGTGCGACAATCGTTCAGCTTGTCGTTGAGAATATAGTCCTCAAATCAATTTAAGGATTCAAAACAATTTGCATTTCGTCTCTGCGCAGTAGTTCTTGCATTGCCTGCCGATCGAGTAATCCATCTCGTTCGGCAAGATGACGGGCTACACGTTAACGCCCCCCAAAATAAATCCAAAATAATCACCACACTCTGTCGATTTCCCCGCACCTCCTTCGACGTATCAATAGAGCGAGCAAATATGCTCTAACAAAACAAACCGCGACACTTCCACATTCATCCCAACTCAAAGAGGAGAAAGAAAATGCGATTCATGGTCATCGTCAAAGCAACTACAGAGTCAGAAAAAGAAGGCGCACTTCCCGATCCACAACTCCTGCTCGAAATGGGCAAGTACAACGAAGAGCTCATCAAGGCCGGCATCGTGCTCGCCATGGATGGTCTCCATCCCAGCTCAAAAGGCGCACGCGTCAAGTTCTCCGGCAAGTCTCGTACCGTCGTCGACGGCCCCTTCACCGAGGCCAAGGAGCTCATTGCTGGCTTCTGGCTCTGGCAGGTCAAGTCCCTTGAAGAGGCTATCGAGTGGGTCAAGCGCTGCCCCAACCCCCACGCCGCCGACTCCGAGATCGAAATCCGCCAGGTCTTTGAGATGGAAGACTTCGCACCCATCCTGTCCGAAGAGGAGATCCAGTACAAAATAGCGAAACGGGCTGAGCTGCCGAATCAGACCGCCAACAAATAGACGCACTTGCACTCCCCGTTTGAAGCTGGTGTGATCGGTAGCAGTGTCCGCTACCGATCACCACCGCATCATCGAAGCCGTCTGGCGCATCGAGTCCGCCCGCGTCATCGCGGGACTCACCCGCCTCACCCGCGACGTCGGCCTGGCCGAAGATTTCGCGCAAGAGGCCCTCGTGGCCGCACTCGAACAGTGGCCGCAATCCGGCGTCCCCGAAAATCCCGGCGCATGGCTCACCGCAACCGCCAAACGCCGCGCCATCGATCTCTTCCGCCGCAACGCCGTCGCCGAGCGCAAACATGAAGACCTTGCCCGCGACCTGGCCACACTCGAGCAGACCGTGCCCGACCTCAACTCCAACCTCGACGACCCCATCGGCGACGATCTCCTCCGCCTCGTCTTCATCTCCTGCCACCCCATCCTCCCCGCCGAGTCCCGTGCCGCCCTCACCCTCCGCCTCCTCGGCGGCCTTACCACCCCCGAGATCGCCCGCGCCTTCCTCACCCCCGAACCCACCATCGCCCAGCGCATCGTCCGCGCCAAACGCACCCTCGCCGAAAAACACATCCCCTTCGAAGTCCCCCGAGGCCTGGAGCTAGCCGCCCGCCTCTCCTCCGTCCTCGAGGTCATCTACCTCATCTTCAACGAAGGCTACTTCGCTACCGCCGGCGACGACCTCATGCGTCCCACCCTCTGCGAAGACGCCCTTCGCCTCGGCCGCATCCTCGCCGAACTCACCCCCGACGAACCCGAGGTCCACGGTCTCGTAGCCCTCATGGAGATCCAGGCCTCTCGCACGCGAGCCCGCATCGGCCTCACCGGGGAACCCATCCTCCTGCTCGAACAAAACCGGGCCCACTGGGACCACCTCCTCATCCGCCGCGGCCTCACCGCCATCGACCGTGCCCACAAGATCGGCAAACCCCGAGGTCCCTACCTCCTGCAAGCCGAGATCGCCGCATGTCACGCCAGAGCCCGCACCCCCGAAGAGACCGACTGGCCACGCATCGTATTCCTCTATACCGAACTAGCCCACCTAACCCCATCTCCGGTTATCGAGCTCAACCGAGCCGTAGCCGTCTCCATGGTCCACGGCCCTCAGGCCGCCCTCGACCTCGTAGAAGCCCTCGCCACTGACCCATCCCTCGACCGCTACCACCTCCTGCCCAGCGTCCGCGCCGATCTCCTCCTCAAACTAAACCGCCCCACCGAAGCCCGCACTCAATTCGAACTCGCCGCTGCCCTCACCCAAAACACCCGTGAACGCGCCCTCCTCCTAAGCCGCGGTGCCGCCTGCCAAACCAAGTAAAACTACTTCCAACATAGAAATTGTCACCCTTCGCCGTAGGCGGAGAAACTAAATCGCAATGTCAACTTGATGCTGAGGTTTGAATTGTGGCTCTTTTGTGCGTTCAAGATGCACGCTTATCAACTCGCATGAACTTCACATAGAGTTTGCCGACACACGGCTAGTCGAATGCAATACATTGCCGAAGTAACACCCAACAGAGAGGTAGTGTGGCGCTACGATGCCCCTCTAGGGACTGGATTCCACACTTGCCAGCCCATTGGTCGGGACAAGGTTCTGTTCGTTCTGAATGGTCTACCACCCAAACTGACGGTGGTCAACATCAAGACCAACAAGATCGAAGCTTTGTCTAGCGATTCAGATCTCGGACTCCGTTAATGCAACAGTGCCTCAACTTAAGTTCCGCGACTTGTCGAACGTTGCACGCGCTCGAATGCGGGAGTAGGTGTCAACATCTTCACTGCCGCGGTGACCCAATACCTGAAAGACATTGTCACCACTAAGGCGCAACGGACCTACTACCTCTGAGGAGAGATGATCGCGGAGCTTGCGCTCCCTATACTGCTCCCGGCTTTGCAGAACGAGATTGTTGGCGTCCACCAGGTGATCTGTCATGAGACGGAAAGCGAGAGTGGGATTGCGTTGCTCAATCGCTGCAAAGATTGGTTTGTGGAAATCAAGAGTATGCTCCAGTTCGACGAGCTGCGAGGTCAACATGATCATGTTGAGCATGGCGCGGTGAATGATATGGAAGAGCCGTCCTGTAAGGCGATTGCCGGACGCTTGGAAAATCGCGCGATGGAATAGTAGATCGGAAGCGACGAGGCGGATGCGATCTTGTTTGCTTCGCTCAAGATCAGAGATTGATTGACGGAGGAGAGCAATATCGTCGGCATTGGCGCGCTCGGCCGCTTTGGCGGCCAGGGCTGGTTCCACCATCAGGCGCATCTCGGTGAGTTCCTCAAGGGAGATGTCGTCGAGGAGAAAGAGAAATTCCATGGGCACGGCGAGGACCGACGAGGCGTCCTTGTTGAGGTAGCTGCCATCGCCAACCTTTTGAGTGATGACACCCATGATTTCGAGGACCTTGAGAGCTGGACGCAGCGACGAACGGGCGACGCCAAAGCTTGCGGCAAGTTCACGTTCGGGCGGTAGTTTGGCACCGGGCGAGAGCAATCCATCGCTCAGCAATTGCTGGAAGCGGAGGATGAGCAGGTGCGTGACATCGTCCTTATCGCTGAGAATATCGCCGCTGTGGCCGAGCGGAGGCTTCCGACGTGCGTTCATTCTGGAATAGTGGGCCACCGGGGCTATGATGTCAAACCATTCGCTCGCAGCTCCCAGTTCTCCAACTCCAAGTGTATTGGTACTATCTTTAAATGGTGAGTGGATGGCCACCACGAGCGAGTCTTTAGCCGTTTTTCTTCGGTTTCGAAGCTAGAATGATTAATTATTACCTCCCAGGGGCTGGAGGTGACAATTGACGTATATATATCAAAATAAATAAGTAATAAAAAATCACAATCAATTTTCTAAATTATTGGGTGCTTCATTTCGGGTGTTTAGAGAGTCAGGAACTCATCCTCATCAAGTTTATGCTTGACAGATATTTTGTATTGGTACTACCTTTAGCCGCTAATAAATAAGCGATTGACAGGTTCTTCCAATTCAAGAGGAGGAGGAGGCGAAATGAAGTCCCGCAAGTTTGGCCTAAAGGCTCTTAATGCGTTGATGCCGATCTGTTTTCTGACGGTGGCGATGTGTTCGTTTGGCCAAGTGGAATCGGGGCGGCTTGTCGGACACATTGAGGATCCGCAAGGTGCCGTGGTGCTACACGCGATGGTAAAGGCGACGAACGACAGCACCAACATTGTTCAGACCGGGGTAACTGACTCAACGGGTAACTTTGTCATCACGCCAGTAGCGGTTGGAGTGTACTCACTGAAAGTGACAGCGCAGGGGTTCGAGACGATCAATATATCGAACATCGAGGTACAGGTAGGACAGATTGTACGCGAGGACATTCAGTTGAAGGTCGGCGCGGCGACAACAACGATTGAGGTTACTTCCGAAATTCCTCTGCTAAGTACGGACACGGCGACCATCGGGACGGTGGTGACGAATCAGCAGCTCACGAGTTTGCCGCTGAATGGACGCGGCTTCTATAGGTTGGCCGAGCTTACACCGGGGGCGGCTCTGCTGCCAGCTACAGGGAACTCGCTGGCAATCCGCCCAGAGATCGTAGATGGCAACACGATCAGCGGTATCCGTGGCAGCGCGATCTCGTTTCTGCTGGATGGTGTGGACGTGAGCGAGCAACATCAGGGTGGAACGTTCATCCAGACATCGATCGATGCGCTACAGGAGTTCAGCGTACAGCAGAGTCCATATTCAGCAGAATACAATCGCGGCGGGGCGTTCTTCAACGCAACGACGAAATCCGGCACAAACAAATATCACGGCGGAATCTTTGAGTTTATCCGCAACGACATATTTGATGCTCGCAACTACTTCTCGCTGCGACGCGCGATTCTGAAGCGCAACCAGTTCGGAGGCGACATTGGAGGTCCGTTATCCATTCCGCATTTTTATAATGGGCATGACAAGACATTTTTCTTTGTCGACTATGAAGCTCAGCGACTCCGACAAGGCCTGGTCGAAAGTGGGACCGTTCCGACCAATGCTCAGCGGAGCGGTGATTTCAGCGCGCCTGGTTTGAAGGTCATCTATGATCCGTTGACTACGACCGCGGCCGGCGCGCGCAGTCAGATCAGTTGCAACGGAGTTCTCAATGTGATTTGCCCCTCGCGGATTGTTCCGCAGGCCACCGCATTGTTGGCGTATTATCCGCAGGCGAACGTCGGTGCAACGAGCTTTCAGGCCGTCCCGACCCAGGCTATCGATTGGGACCAGTTTTCAATACGCATTGACCATCAGATCAACTCCAACAACCATCTCTTTGGGCGTTGGGCGTACATCAATAACCGCGAGATGGACCCCAACTTCTCGCCCCTGTTGAAGACCGCTTCGTTAACATCCAATGGTCAAGACATCGCAGTTGGCCTCATCACAAATATCGGAGCAAATAAAGTACAGGACTTCCGGGCACACTACATGCCCAGTCATGTGCGACTCTCTGCATTTCTAGAGGGACCTGACTTCAATGCTGCAAATAATATTCAGGGGTTCGCCGGATTGTCGCGGCCGGGTACAGGAAGCTCCTTTCCCGATTATTCGTGGAGCGGTTACGCTGCGCTCCAGGGGTCGACGTTCGATCAACGCCCGAAGTCGCAGGACCGTACCGCGTTTGAGGCGACAGATAACTTCACCCTCATCAAAGGCCGCCAATCTTTGAAATTTGGAGTTCTGGTTCGCTACTATCAGTGGCTAGGCTATGACAGTTCGGTCTATGCTGGACTCTTTGGCTTCACTGGCGCAGAGACGCAGAACCAGGGCTCGGGTGGCGACGCCTTTGCTGACTTCTTGCTTGGATATCCTGCTTCAGTAGGCCGTGCCTATCCAGGGAATCAATTCGGAGGGCAGCGCTGGTACCACCAGTACTTCGGTCAAGATGATATACGCGTGAACGACCGGCTGACCCTTAATATTGGTCTGCGGTACGAGTACTCCCCATGGCTAGACGGATATAAGGGACAGCTCGGGACATTCGATCCTACGCAAGCGAAGCCGATCATCGTAGAGAGCAATACCGATCAGATAAATTTGACGTCACAGTATGCGGCCCCTGCTGCTTATCAGTTTTTTGGACAGTACATGCAGACCAGCAGCCAGGCAGGTCTGCCCTACTCGATTACATATACCGATCGTGTGCAGTTCGGTCCACGAATTGGGTTTTCGTGGCGCCCGCTTGGCAATGGCACTGTAGTTCGAGCGGGCTACGGAATCTTCTATGAGCCTGAGGGATCCGGTGGTCGAGTCAATCGCAACATTCTTCCGTTCCTGTTGGCGGAGACGGTCAACCAGACAGCGAATGCAGTTCCCACGCGCACTACCGCGAATTTCTTCCTCGGTTCACAGCTAGGTTCAGCGTTGGCGAACCCATCGATTTCACCCACACTCACTCATCTAAAAATAGGATCGAACGAGCATTATAGCTTTGGCG includes the following:
- the crcB gene encoding fluoride efflux transporter CrcB yields the protein MRRYLLIAVGGALGSMLRYFVGVLAAERFGPRFPVGTLSINISACFMIGCTLEYLNHRIGVNPVWRYMFAVGFIGAFSTFSTFVWETWSDLTSGAFWIGILYVVVSLVAGLIAVSLGSLTARSLQQVL
- a CDS encoding voltage-gated chloride channel family protein, encoding MPEIPLRKSLDEQRLMLVDLARWIPISALVGIMAGSASALLLVSLVYATNIRESHVWLIWFLAPAGWLVGLLYKYFGSSVEAGNNLILEQTHDPTSTIPVRMTPLILIGTFITHLFGGSAGREGTAIQTGASLADQLSRPFRLTPYDRRILLMAGISAGFASVFGTPLAGAVFGIEVLAIGKLSYDAIAPCFMAAFVADLMTRAWGVHHTLYRVSEVPQMSISGVIYSMIAGGAFGLVAMGFAKLTHAVSHVARKYIASAPLRPVAGGLIVTIAVFAIGTSRTLKYIGLGIPTIVASFDSKLPVYDFAAKSVFTAVTLGTGFKGGEVTPLFYIGSTLGNALSHILPLPSSLLAAMGFVAVFAGAANTPIASTLMAVELFGAEAGAFAGIACVISYLFSGHAGIYKAQRVGKSKHLSNVAEEGLTLALVAKMRDVSEESLEMEHADGSRSPHEED
- a CDS encoding HoxN/HupN/NixA family nickel/cobalt transporter, which codes for MIILLRTLFNDEAGDTRAKIFTIYVILFVFNISVWVWALVAFRHYPVLLGTSFLAYSFGLRHAVDADHIAAIDNVTRKLMQRGKRPIAVGLMFSLGHSTIVVLGSIAIAATALALQHRMDAARTIGGVIGTLVSTLFLFGIGIVNVVILRSIYQAFKRVRRGEPYVEEDFDLLLGNRGFLTHLFRPVFSMIRRSWHMYPLGILFGLGFDTATEIGLLGISASEASKGLSLWSILVFPALFAAGMSLIDTTDNILMLGAYGWAFVKPIRKLYYNITITSVSVLVAFAVGGIEALGLLSSQFHLKGALWSSVSKLNNNFGLLGYIIIGLFVLSWIVSITVYKWRRFDALEVRY
- a CDS encoding YciI family protein, producing the protein MRFMVIVKATTESEKEGALPDPQLLLEMGKYNEELIKAGIVLAMDGLHPSSKGARVKFSGKSRTVVDGPFTEAKELIAGFWLWQVKSLEEAIEWVKRCPNPHAADSEIEIRQVFEMEDFAPILSEEEIQYKIAKRAELPNQTANK
- a CDS encoding sigma-70 family RNA polymerase sigma factor, with the protein product MSATDHHRIIEAVWRIESARVIAGLTRLTRDVGLAEDFAQEALVAALEQWPQSGVPENPGAWLTATAKRRAIDLFRRNAVAERKHEDLARDLATLEQTVPDLNSNLDDPIGDDLLRLVFISCHPILPAESRAALTLRLLGGLTTPEIARAFLTPEPTIAQRIVRAKRTLAEKHIPFEVPRGLELAARLSSVLEVIYLIFNEGYFATAGDDLMRPTLCEDALRLGRILAELTPDEPEVHGLVALMEIQASRTRARIGLTGEPILLLEQNRAHWDHLLIRRGLTAIDRAHKIGKPRGPYLLQAEIAACHARARTPEETDWPRIVFLYTELAHLTPSPVIELNRAVAVSMVHGPQAALDLVEALATDPSLDRYHLLPSVRADLLLKLNRPTEARTQFELAAALTQNTRERALLLSRGAACQTK
- a CDS encoding FadR/GntR family transcriptional regulator, translating into MNARRKPPLGHSGDILSDKDDVTHLLILRFQQLLSDGLLSPGAKLPPERELAASFGVARSSLRPALKVLEIMGVITQKVGDGSYLNKDASSVLAVPMEFLFLLDDISLEELTEMRLMVEPALAAKAAERANADDIALLRQSISDLERSKQDRIRLVASDLLFHRAIFQASGNRLTGRLFHIIHRAMLNMIMLTSQLVELEHTLDFHKPIFAAIEQRNPTLAFRLMTDHLVDANNLVLQSREQYRERKLRDHLSSEVVGPLRLSGDNVFQVLGHRGSEDVDTYSRIRARATFDKSRNLS
- a CDS encoding TonB-dependent receptor produces the protein MKSRKFGLKALNALMPICFLTVAMCSFGQVESGRLVGHIEDPQGAVVLHAMVKATNDSTNIVQTGVTDSTGNFVITPVAVGVYSLKVTAQGFETINISNIEVQVGQIVREDIQLKVGAATTTIEVTSEIPLLSTDTATIGTVVTNQQLTSLPLNGRGFYRLAELTPGAALLPATGNSLAIRPEIVDGNTISGIRGSAISFLLDGVDVSEQHQGGTFIQTSIDALQEFSVQQSPYSAEYNRGGAFFNATTKSGTNKYHGGIFEFIRNDIFDARNYFSLRRAILKRNQFGGDIGGPLSIPHFYNGHDKTFFFVDYEAQRLRQGLVESGTVPTNAQRSGDFSAPGLKVIYDPLTTTAAGARSQISCNGVLNVICPSRIVPQATALLAYYPQANVGATSFQAVPTQAIDWDQFSIRIDHQINSNNHLFGRWAYINNREMDPNFSPLLKTASLTSNGQDIAVGLITNIGANKVQDFRAHYMPSHVRLSAFLEGPDFNAANNIQGFAGLSRPGTGSSFPDYSWSGYAALQGSTFDQRPKSQDRTAFEATDNFTLIKGRQSLKFGVLVRYYQWLGYDSSVYAGLFGFTGAETQNQGSGGDAFADFLLGYPASVGRAYPGNQFGGQRWYHQYFGQDDIRVNDRLTLNIGLRYEYSPWLDGYKGQLGTFDPTQAKPIIVESNTDQINLTSQYAAPAAYQFFGQYMQTSSQAGLPYSITYTDRVQFGPRIGFSWRPLGNGTVVRAGYGIFYEPEGSGGRVNRNILPFLLAETVNQTANAVPTRTTANFFLGSQLGSALANPSISPTLTHLKIGSNEHYSFGVQQQISPKTVFEVAYVGNLGLDLQSTDDFNDPFPGPGAVQARRPYQPWGTITYQSQDLGTTYQSLQSKIEHPSGNGITGLVSYTWSKFMQSNHSPAVGGNMGYERTYSPFNTPQNLALSGTYELPFGRGREYMAKSNQFVDTVLGGWQVQTIIVLRSGTPYTPVVSSDVANTGVGSQRPNLNPAGGSPTFKKSLSKWFDSTRYVAAPQYTYGQVRANTLQSDAFRQYDASVFKNFEMPGESTLSFRAEFFNLPNTNSFNAPSATINSSSCCAVTSTSIPSRDIQFALKYNF